The DNA sequence TTATTGTGATTTTTTTAGTGTCAAAACTGTTTCTTCGTCCGGCGTAACATAAACAGTCTGCTGATTGTCATAGATGACAAACCCCGGTTTTGCACCGCTTGGCTTTTTGACATGGCGCACCTGGGTATAGTCAACAGGCACCGAGCCGGAGCTGCGGGCCTTGCTGAAATAGGCAGCAAGCTTTGCGGCTTCAAGTATCGTTTCATCTGAAGGTGTTTTATCCCTGATGACGACATGAGAGCCGGGGATATCCTTTGTATGAAGCCAGATTTCATCTCTGGCAGCAAGCTTATTGGTCAGATAGTCATTTTGCTTGTTGTTCTTGCCGACATAAATTTCTGTACCGTCTGTTGCTGTATATCTGTCCAGGACTGGCTTCACATTGGCTGATTTTTTATTTTGCTTTTTCTGGCGGATGCGGATATAGCCGCCCTCTGCCAGCTCTTCTCTTATTTCCTCGATATCTTTAGTGGAAGCCGCTTCAACCTGCTGCAAAAGGGACTCAAAGTATGCGGCCTCTTCCTTTGCCTTTTCGATCTGCTCTTTAACAATGCCGGCGGCTGTTTTAGCTTTCTGATATTTGGTGAAATATTTCTGCGCATTCTCTGAAGGAGTTTTTTGCGGATCGAGCGGGATGACCATCGTCGCGCCGTTTTCATCATAATAGTTGATGACCTCGATTTCCTTCATGCCTTTTTCAGCCATATACAGATTAGCCGTGAGCAGTTCGCCGGACAGCTGGTACTGATCGGCATTCCTGGCTTCCTCCAGCGTTTTTTCAAGCTTCTCGATCTTTTTCTCGTTTTTCTCTTTCTCATTGATAATAAAGCGCTCAAGGTCATTTCCCTGCTGCTTGACCCGGTCCCTTTCGGCCTTCCCGAAATAAAACCGGTCCAGCATCCCGCTTAAGGTTTCGAAAGTCCGGCTGCTGCCTCCTGTATGCTCAAGAGGGAACAGGTAAAAATTCTCCTTCTGTCCTGCCGTAATGGCTGGAGTATACTCATGATTTTTAACTGGTCCCAGCAAATCCAAAAATGCCTTGGGAATTGTATTGCGGTTGCTCATTCCTGCCCGTTTGACAGCTTCTTTCGCGAAAAGAGGCGAAATGCCCGCAAATTGTTCCACAAGCTGCTTATCCATTTTCCCGGCATTAAAATCAAGCCTTCTGAGTATATCCTCTTCTTCAAGCCCCAGCGGGTTGATTTTATTCTGTTCCGGCGGTTTTACATATTCCTGGCCGGGCAGGATGGCCCTGTGGCTGTTCAGGGCATATGATACATGCTTGATGCTGTCAAGGATCATATTGCGGCCTTTATCTACAAGTACGATGTTGCTGTGGCGCCCCATGATTTCCACAATCAGCTGTTTGTATGAGATATCGCCAATCTCATTCCGCCCTTTAACATCAAGGATGAGAATCCTGTCCAGGCCAACCTGGCGGATATCTTCCAGTATGTAGCCTTCCAGATGCTTCCGGAGGAGCATGCAGAACATAGGGGGCTCACTTGGGTTTTCGTACGCCTCATGGGTAAGCTGCGCCCGCGCATAGCTTGGATGGGCGGAAAGCAGCAGCTTGTGGTTTTTTCCATTCGCCCTGATGACGAGTACAATTTCGTTTTTGAACGGCTGGTGGATTTTATTGATCCGCCCGCCCTGCAATGTATCTGAGAGCTCATGTGCCATGGCTCTTGTAAACAATCCATCAAATGACATAAGGAACATCCTTTTCTTTTGTCCGGCTGGGGATGATCCCAATCCGGGTGAGTATTTTCAGCGGCTGTTATATGCAGCGCTTTTTTGTTTCTAATATCTTATTTTAGCAAAAATCCTGCAGGATTGCTCATTCTTCCCCTGGCTTCTGGCATTTTTTTGGACAGGTCTGAATAAGATTTCTTAGAGCGGAGTGGGACAGCTTTGTGCCAGAATCTGCCGCAGGGCTGGAAGACGGGGGAATTCATTCAGATCGAGCAGGATTTCTGTCATGGCCTGCTTCAAGGTGGCAGGCTCCCATAGAATTTTAAAGGAGGAAGAGTGATGGCCGGATGAAGTTCCATGAGATGAATGAAAGAGAAGTGGAAGAAGCATTAAATACGGATTTTTCGGCTGGGCTGACCGATGATGATGTGAAAAAACGGAGGAACCAGCATGGCTTCAATGAACTTTCAGAAGGGGAAAAGCAGTCGGCACTGCTGCTGTTTTTCAGCCAGTTCAAAGATTTTATGGTGCTGGTCCTGCTTGCGGCCACTCTTGTTTCAGGGCTGTTGGGAGAATATATTGATGCGATTGCCATCATTGCGATTGTCATCATTAATGGTTTGTTAGGCTTTTTCCAGGAAAGGAAAGCAGAGAAATCGCTCTCTGCTCTAAAGGAATTGTCCGCTCCGCAGGTACAGGTCCTCCGCAGCGGGAAGTGGGTCAGAGTTCCCTCCAAGGATGTAGTCCCAGGTGACCTGCTCAAGTTCTCGAGCGGAGACCGGATTGGTGCAGACATCAGGCTGATTGAATCCAAGAGCCTTGAAATTGAAGAGTCTGCTTTGACGGGTGAGTCGGTTCCTGTCCAAAAGACGACTGCATCTTTAAAAGCAGATAATCCGGGGCTTGGTGATATGGAGAATATGGCCTTTATGGGTACGATGATTACCAGGGGCAGCGGTGTTGGGGTCGTTGTCGCTACTGGCATGAAGACAGCTATGGGCCAGATAGCCGATCTGCTTCAG is a window from the Bacillus infantis NRRL B-14911 genome containing:
- a CDS encoding Rqc2 family fibronectin-binding protein, which gives rise to MSFDGLFTRAMAHELSDTLQGGRINKIHQPFKNEIVLVIRANGKNHKLLLSAHPSYARAQLTHEAYENPSEPPMFCMLLRKHLEGYILEDIRQVGLDRILILDVKGRNEIGDISYKQLIVEIMGRHSNIVLVDKGRNMILDSIKHVSYALNSHRAILPGQEYVKPPEQNKINPLGLEEEDILRRLDFNAGKMDKQLVEQFAGISPLFAKEAVKRAGMSNRNTIPKAFLDLLGPVKNHEYTPAITAGQKENFYLFPLEHTGGSSRTFETLSGMLDRFYFGKAERDRVKQQGNDLERFIINEKEKNEKKIEKLEKTLEEARNADQYQLSGELLTANLYMAEKGMKEIEVINYYDENGATMVIPLDPQKTPSENAQKYFTKYQKAKTAAGIVKEQIEKAKEEAAYFESLLQQVEAASTKDIEEIREELAEGGYIRIRQKKQNKKSANVKPVLDRYTATDGTEIYVGKNNKQNDYLTNKLAARDEIWLHTKDIPGSHVVIRDKTPSDETILEAAKLAAYFSKARSSGSVPVDYTQVRHVKKPSGAKPGFVIYDNQQTVYVTPDEETVLTLKKSQ